One genomic window of Dethiosulfovibrio russensis includes the following:
- a CDS encoding deacylase: protein MKRREIPGVKRKLAVLAVVAVIAFLGAKEFMELRNFKEPVVVSEAFTEKVMLSDYFEGIKGTGVDTPVYLFDSGVPGGTLVFLGGTHPYEPATMLAAYVAMENISVSKGRVFIIPHANLSASKVGMLGNAYPKFLHVQTEHGPRAYRIGDRSTDPLDQWPDPFTYVHYPSKQNLAYTDARNLNRTYPGRPDGNLTEQLAYAIMELIRKEKADLYCDTHEASLMYPVVSTYVAHDRALDVAMMAAMDLSATTFPMKCEASPKSLRGLSHREVGDFSPVPEQGYEGVLAVLMETMEPFIDRVAGKITEELMMEGKDEFLQTASEHGLLYCVPEYDIEFGGPMKYRVGRHLTSISELVRQMNDFFPEKEIQLQWPEFDGLMENGIGHYLHDPTEAHSTRVFWN from the coding sequence ATGAAGAGAAGAGAGATCCCAGGGGTAAAGAGAAAGCTAGCGGTGCTGGCTGTAGTTGCGGTTATCGCTTTTTTGGGTGCTAAGGAATTCATGGAGCTTCGGAACTTCAAGGAACCCGTGGTCGTGTCGGAGGCCTTCACCGAGAAGGTGATGCTCAGCGATTATTTCGAGGGCATAAAGGGAACGGGAGTGGACACGCCGGTCTACCTGTTCGACTCGGGCGTGCCAGGAGGAACCCTGGTCTTTTTAGGCGGGACCCATCCCTACGAACCTGCCACCATGCTGGCGGCCTATGTGGCTATGGAGAATATCTCCGTCTCCAAGGGAAGGGTGTTCATAATTCCCCACGCCAACCTGAGCGCCTCCAAGGTGGGCATGCTGGGCAACGCCTATCCCAAGTTTCTGCACGTGCAGACCGAACACGGCCCCAGGGCCTACCGTATAGGAGACCGATCCACCGATCCTCTGGACCAGTGGCCCGATCCCTTTACCTACGTCCACTATCCGTCCAAGCAGAACCTGGCGTATACCGACGCCAGGAACCTTAACAGGACCTATCCCGGTCGTCCTGACGGTAACCTTACGGAACAGCTGGCCTACGCCATCATGGAGCTGATAAGGAAGGAAAAGGCCGATCTGTATTGCGATACCCACGAGGCATCGCTGATGTACCCGGTGGTGAGCACCTATGTAGCCCACGACAGGGCCCTGGACGTGGCCATGATGGCGGCAATGGATCTCAGCGCCACCACCTTCCCGATGAAGTGCGAGGCCAGCCCCAAGAGCCTGAGAGGGCTATCTCACAGGGAGGTCGGAGACTTCTCCCCCGTTCCCGAGCAGGGATACGAGGGGGTCCTGGCGGTCCTGATGGAGACTATGGAGCCATTCATAGACCGGGTGGCCGGTAAGATAACCGAGGAGCTAATGATGGAGGGTAAGGACGAGTTCCTCCAGACCGCCTCGGAGCACGGCCTTCTGTACTGCGTTCCCGAGTACGACATAGAGTTCGGCGGTCCAATGAAATATAGGGTCGGACGGCATCTTACGTCGATATCCGAGCTGGTTCGTCAGATGAACGATTTCTTCCCCGAAAAGGAGATACAGCTTCAATGGCCCGAGTTCGACGGGCTCATGGAGAACGGCATAGGCCATTATCTCCACGATCCTACCGAGGCCCATAGCACCAGGGTCTTCTGGAACTGA
- a CDS encoding DUF6305 family protein, which produces MRRNTVVLAVLVSLFSLFVGSAMAAVTGDAPLKGDEPLLITNAGQGPGGKMGRLLVSRSKAVKDMTYNAEPTPEDILSGGYKTVLVVIGSSAKGLGASGITIDDEIDRLGAIMEACKKEGIQVIAAHIEGKARRGKPGSADERSIDAIAPYAQGFIVKNDSNSDGRFTDLAEANGAPLTIIDETIDFMNVVKDMYSK; this is translated from the coding sequence ATGAGAAGAAACACCGTGGTGCTAGCTGTTCTCGTTTCGTTGTTTTCGCTTTTCGTCGGTTCCGCCATGGCGGCGGTCACCGGCGATGCGCCTTTGAAGGGCGATGAGCCCCTTCTGATAACCAACGCCGGTCAGGGACCGGGAGGTAAGATGGGGCGGCTTCTGGTCAGCCGGTCCAAGGCAGTGAAGGACATGACCTACAACGCCGAGCCCACGCCGGAGGACATCCTGTCCGGTGGCTATAAAACCGTGCTCGTGGTGATCGGTTCATCCGCCAAGGGGCTCGGTGCCTCTGGGATAACCATCGACGACGAGATCGACCGGCTCGGGGCCATAATGGAGGCCTGCAAGAAAGAGGGAATCCAGGTCATAGCGGCTCACATAGAGGGTAAGGCCAGGAGAGGCAAGCCCGGCAGCGCCGACGAGCGTTCCATCGATGCCATCGCCCCCTACGCTCAGGGCTTCATAGTCAAGAACGACAGCAACTCGGACGGACGTTTCACCGATCTGGCCGAGGCCAACGGAGCTCCCCTGACCATCATAGACGAGACCATCGACTTTATGAACGTGGTCAAGGATATGTACTCGAAGTAG
- a CDS encoding poly-gamma-glutamate biosynthesis protein PgsC/CapC: MESSLWLLSIGILLGMYFYERTGLSCGGVITPGVLAMSLGSPVRILWALAAAFVVWAVMEGISRVFVVYGRQRIALSMAVALLIKMILGGFSDPGALWLGWAVPGLMAADFQRQGPLATLTSSFSTAFATSMAFSVVSAIGGYLS; encoded by the coding sequence ATGGAAAGCTCTCTTTGGCTCCTGTCGATCGGGATCCTGCTAGGCATGTACTTTTACGAGAGGACCGGACTATCCTGCGGTGGGGTTATAACTCCCGGAGTGCTGGCCATGTCTTTGGGGAGCCCGGTGAGGATATTATGGGCTCTGGCGGCGGCCTTCGTCGTCTGGGCCGTTATGGAGGGTATCTCCAGGGTCTTCGTCGTCTACGGTCGACAGAGAATAGCCCTCTCCATGGCGGTGGCTCTCCTGATCAAGATGATCCTTGGCGGTTTTTCCGATCCGGGAGCCCTGTGGCTGGGATGGGCGGTCCCTGGGTTGATGGCAGCCGACTTTCAGAGGCAGGGACCTCTTGCTACCCTGACATCCTCCTTCTCCACCGCCTTCGCTACCTCTATGGCCTTCTCGGTGGTGTCTGCGATAGGAGGTTATCTGTCGTGA
- the pgsW gene encoding poly-gamma-glutamate system protein: protein MTFDLGEYRDRLRRRSRRRILSLLMLTGVMALIYLVGGDGLSMEEERLWSGVREAETAVADWRRSIGSFPSITDDPWNLGLIGLEWSPLSTTLGSLPSKRTACHPDWAVVFLRWFRSLGLSAGDPVVIMSSSSFPGLLLNMLMASEFYDLDVHLVVSLGSSTWGCNDPKAPWPTMAKELRRRGFLSTRAYCYTLGGGGEVGSGISPEGIDIMTSAAMKAGVPVLSSSSKEEVVGWKMDFIGRVKPKVVVSIGGSSANMGDNPAVLSLPPGISKPGAKGGDGVIGRSLKEGYTVIHLLNLRDLALAEGVPFDSEPVRGTVGRRSIFLSLSGLAVYIGATLFFSRFSHGGETLGNKI, encoded by the coding sequence GTGACCTTCGATCTAGGAGAGTACAGGGACAGACTCAGAAGACGCTCCCGTCGTCGCATACTGTCTCTGCTGATGCTTACGGGAGTCATGGCCTTGATATATCTTGTCGGAGGCGACGGGCTTTCGATGGAAGAGGAGCGGCTCTGGTCTGGCGTGAGAGAGGCGGAGACGGCGGTGGCCGACTGGCGGCGCTCCATCGGGTCATTCCCTTCCATCACCGACGATCCATGGAACCTGGGGCTCATAGGCCTGGAGTGGAGTCCTCTTTCTACGACCCTCGGCAGCCTCCCTTCCAAGAGGACCGCCTGCCATCCCGATTGGGCCGTCGTCTTTCTTCGGTGGTTTCGATCTCTAGGGCTTTCGGCAGGGGATCCGGTGGTGATAATGTCCTCTTCCTCCTTTCCGGGATTGCTGTTGAACATGCTGATGGCGTCGGAGTTCTACGACCTGGACGTACATCTGGTGGTTTCCCTGGGGTCCTCCACCTGGGGATGCAACGATCCCAAGGCACCTTGGCCCACCATGGCGAAGGAACTTAGACGAAGGGGATTCCTGAGCACCAGAGCCTACTGCTATACCCTGGGAGGGGGCGGCGAGGTGGGATCGGGAATCTCCCCCGAGGGGATCGACATAATGACGTCCGCCGCGATGAAAGCCGGTGTTCCCGTGCTGTCCTCGTCCTCCAAGGAAGAGGTCGTAGGCTGGAAGATGGACTTCATCGGTCGGGTGAAACCCAAAGTGGTGGTATCCATAGGGGGTTCAAGCGCCAATATGGGAGACAATCCGGCGGTTCTTTCCCTCCCTCCGGGCATCTCCAAGCCCGGAGCCAAGGGAGGTGACGGGGTTATAGGCAGGTCTCTAAAGGAGGGGTATACCGTCATCCATCTCCTCAACCTTAGGGACTTGGCCCTGGCAGAGGGGGTTCCCTTCGATTCCGAGCCTGTAAGGGGAACCGTCGGGAGGCGGTCTATATTTCTCTCTTTGTCGGGATTGGCGGTCTATATCGGAGCGACCCTGTTTTTTTCCAGATTTTCCCACGGAGGCGAAACTCTTGGGAACAAAATATAA
- a CDS encoding HD-GYP domain-containing protein, which translates to MKTVSLASIRRRFVLLGFAVIVSVSVSVFTLSFLRLSSDYHAEGERFLGDAAGNLDERFLSTEAFLKALDVEEVDDSTLDAMKVSELVLCSDDGTILKVLRGQALQGQTFPPRLLNGGWTPSSHLSLPASPRLVLSVRKNGRWLVAGFESRALFSGFMGKRETDGSLLLVNDDGMVLASWGKDISTVGGMLPVFFVAPRNGEGLWGGTTLRSLSVNMGMGLHLVLVYPKAAVLIQATKTSLVWAAVLFGAMVPLLFFFGKTLYAITEVFLRSTRSLSDMADDIGSAESPLEAMPVMVSSLESFRTDDAPFEEYRRLLGAFERMMDVINEQSENLGSLYEEATAMELELRENNDELTHLNSNLADLMNLSRGVVSSASLDATATVMVSNLKKCFSCEFAGLVAIVGGRPFLWGQAGVVPDDMSEDSMMDLMSRFVDQEEPEVSFESGRTRICAPVRFMGSLAGFVVLTRSGKGDGRAIVEVLERFVLPLGGIFQAHELVREVRSSFHYLATRMQTLTESYHEETGSHLVRVGEYSALVAEHLEMSSEYVEDLRIYSQLHDIGKLKVPHGILSKPGSLTDEEFDEMRRHPDYAVDILGDSEWLEMARQIATTHHEKWDGSGYPRGLKGEDIPLCGRIVALADIYDALRDERGYKPAFSHEKAWDIILHGDGRVMPEHFDPAILEIFRVHHGVFADIYDRIKE; encoded by the coding sequence TTGAAAACCGTCAGCCTCGCCTCCATCAGGCGACGTTTCGTCCTGCTGGGATTCGCTGTTATAGTCTCGGTGTCCGTCTCGGTCTTCACCCTCTCCTTCCTCAGGCTGTCCTCGGACTATCACGCAGAGGGAGAGCGTTTCCTGGGAGATGCCGCTGGCAACCTGGACGAACGTTTCCTCTCGACGGAGGCTTTTTTAAAGGCCCTGGACGTTGAGGAGGTGGATGATTCCACCCTGGATGCCATGAAGGTCAGTGAGTTGGTTCTCTGCTCCGACGACGGGACCATCCTCAAAGTGCTCCGAGGCCAGGCTCTGCAGGGACAGACCTTTCCGCCCCGTCTCCTGAACGGAGGATGGACTCCCAGCTCCCATCTGTCCCTCCCGGCCTCGCCCAGGCTGGTGCTGTCCGTCAGGAAAAACGGCCGATGGTTGGTTGCCGGTTTCGAGAGCAGGGCTTTATTTTCCGGATTCATGGGAAAGAGGGAGACCGACGGCTCCCTTCTGCTGGTGAACGACGACGGCATGGTCCTGGCCTCCTGGGGAAAGGACATCTCCACGGTAGGGGGAATGCTGCCCGTCTTTTTCGTCGCTCCCAGGAACGGAGAGGGGCTATGGGGAGGGACCACTCTGAGGTCTCTGTCGGTCAATATGGGAATGGGACTTCACCTAGTGCTTGTCTATCCTAAGGCGGCAGTGTTGATCCAGGCCACAAAAACTTCCCTCGTCTGGGCCGCTGTGCTCTTTGGCGCCATGGTCCCACTTCTGTTCTTTTTCGGGAAGACTTTATATGCCATAACGGAGGTGTTTCTCAGGTCGACGAGAAGCCTGTCCGATATGGCCGACGATATAGGCTCCGCCGAGAGTCCGTTGGAGGCCATGCCTGTGATGGTCTCCTCGCTGGAGAGCTTCAGAACCGACGACGCCCCGTTCGAGGAATACCGAAGGCTTCTAGGGGCTTTCGAGAGGATGATGGACGTCATAAACGAACAGAGCGAGAACCTGGGGTCCCTTTACGAAGAGGCCACAGCCATGGAGCTGGAACTTAGGGAAAACAACGACGAGCTGACCCATCTCAACAGCAATCTCGCCGATCTGATGAACCTGTCCCGAGGGGTTGTGTCCTCCGCCTCGTTGGACGCGACCGCCACAGTTATGGTCTCCAATCTGAAAAAGTGTTTTTCCTGCGAGTTCGCCGGGTTGGTAGCCATAGTAGGGGGGCGTCCCTTCCTCTGGGGCCAGGCGGGAGTCGTCCCAGACGATATGTCGGAGGATTCTATGATGGATCTGATGTCTCGCTTTGTCGATCAGGAGGAACCGGAGGTCTCCTTCGAGTCGGGCAGAACAAGGATATGCGCTCCGGTCCGTTTTATGGGAAGTTTGGCTGGCTTCGTCGTCTTGACACGAAGCGGAAAGGGCGACGGTCGGGCAATTGTGGAGGTTCTGGAGAGGTTCGTTCTGCCTCTGGGAGGAATCTTTCAGGCCCACGAGCTGGTTCGGGAGGTCCGAAGCTCGTTCCATTATCTGGCCACCAGGATGCAGACCCTTACCGAGAGCTATCACGAGGAGACCGGGAGCCATCTTGTAAGGGTCGGCGAGTATTCGGCCCTGGTGGCGGAACATCTCGAAATGTCCTCGGAATACGTGGAGGATCTGAGGATATACAGCCAGCTCCACGACATCGGAAAGCTCAAGGTTCCCCACGGAATACTGTCCAAGCCGGGATCTCTGACCGACGAGGAGTTCGACGAGATGCGTCGCCATCCCGACTACGCCGTCGACATACTCGGCGATTCGGAGTGGCTGGAGATGGCCAGACAGATAGCCACGACCCATCACGAAAAATGGGACGGGTCGGGTTATCCTAGAGGTCTGAAGGGCGAGGATATCCCCCTCTGCGGCAGAATAGTGGCCTTGGCCGATATATACGACGCTCTGAGGGATGAGAGGGGCTACAAGCCCGCCTTCTCCCACGAGAAAGCCTGGGATATCATATTGCACGGCGATGGCCGGGTCATGCCGGAGCACTTCGATCCCGCCATACTGGAGATATTCAGGGTCCATCACGGCGTGTTTGCCGACATATACGACAGGATTAAGGAATGA
- a CDS encoding citrate transporter yields MYAETSMVLAVMAVVFALCSWKLKSPEISMVITAIAGALAGRLWFPVRLLVEGTFTYFDVGLIFITASVFINMYSATGAMNALVRKMVERFYHRKWMLFSILAVIMLIPGALTGAGSVSMFVVGGMIATVLRYMGITSVRTTAFIYVTSMLAAAAPPINLWAMLMAAQANMPYVGFSVPLLAPILVITVFTVVYLLRGGEPEPKEKILEELPIPPEGMNWFRILAPMLTFLVIVLLSKYMAFSVPTVGLPLNFLISAGVAVLCSPIKRSVKEWGDTVLETMEQVFPLLATVISVGVLVNIMTATGVRGLIAITFVTLPTIFIYLTALFVLPMAQGSLSYGSAIILGTPMIFLFNSVGFNVTIVATALSLMFPLGDCLPPSRISGRVAIEVSGYEGSYMSFLKGIFVPALFMGLVALFMLINANAFKFLVIR; encoded by the coding sequence ATGTACGCCGAGACTTCCATGGTCCTGGCGGTGATGGCGGTTGTCTTCGCCCTTTGTAGCTGGAAGCTCAAATCGCCGGAGATCTCCATGGTCATCACAGCCATAGCCGGTGCCCTGGCGGGGCGGCTGTGGTTTCCCGTCAGGCTTTTAGTGGAGGGGACCTTCACCTATTTCGACGTAGGGCTCATCTTCATCACCGCCTCGGTCTTCATCAACATGTACTCCGCCACCGGGGCCATGAATGCCCTGGTCCGCAAGATGGTGGAGCGTTTCTACCATCGCAAGTGGATGCTTTTCTCCATATTGGCCGTGATAATGCTGATCCCAGGCGCCCTCACCGGAGCTGGAAGCGTATCGATGTTCGTGGTGGGAGGGATGATCGCCACGGTACTTCGCTATATGGGAATCACGTCGGTCAGGACCACCGCCTTTATATACGTGACGTCCATGTTGGCGGCGGCGGCGCCTCCCATAAACCTCTGGGCCATGTTGATGGCCGCTCAGGCCAACATGCCCTACGTAGGATTCTCCGTTCCCCTTCTGGCCCCCATCCTGGTGATCACCGTCTTTACCGTGGTCTATCTGCTGAGGGGAGGGGAGCCCGAGCCCAAGGAGAAGATCCTGGAGGAACTTCCGATCCCTCCGGAAGGCATGAACTGGTTCCGTATACTGGCTCCGATGCTCACCTTTTTGGTGATAGTCCTTCTGTCCAAGTACATGGCTTTCAGCGTTCCCACCGTTGGGTTGCCTCTGAACTTTCTCATCTCCGCGGGAGTGGCCGTTCTTTGCTCTCCGATCAAGCGTTCCGTCAAAGAATGGGGAGATACCGTCCTGGAGACGATGGAGCAGGTCTTCCCTCTGTTGGCCACTGTCATCAGCGTAGGGGTATTGGTCAACATAATGACCGCCACCGGGGTCAGAGGGCTTATAGCCATAACCTTCGTTACCCTTCCGACCATCTTCATATATCTGACGGCCCTTTTCGTTCTGCCGATGGCTCAGGGGTCGCTTAGCTACGGGAGCGCCATAATACTGGGAACTCCCATGATATTCCTCTTCAACTCCGTCGGCTTCAACGTGACCATAGTGGCGACGGCCCTGAGCCTGATGTTCCCTCTGGGAGACTGTCTTCCTCCCTCTAGAATATCCGGCAGGGTGGCTATAGAGGTGTCGGGTTACGAGGGCAGCTATATGTCCTTCCTCAAGGGAATCTTCGTTCCGGCCCTGTTCATGGGGCTGGTCGCGTTGTTCATGTTGATCAACGCCAACGCGTTCAAGTTTTTAGTGATCCGGTGA
- a CDS encoding ABC transporter substrate-binding protein, whose protein sequence is MTSAIFFWLVHCYLHPVVRIGVAYNVAPYAMIPEAKMLASVKAYADWHNSMKGRFRYEIISREYRDDPKEAMEYLKSHGARVIVGFPFSQEAIAAAEVANGGLKVPVLSTIASTPILSGKDDWFFRTREDFSYETEQMARLIERLGIKRLAVFWSGDNPAYAEASSKAIISRISASIVGVFRFPDGCHSLDFVEFTSPDGVLVYAEPAVSYWVMDFVRARWPDAALFLSRWSLFESSGHIEDMDGIKFYFSEVYDPTDFGEGGFHSYWRSLTSMKLGASVRYTYGAMTLLSTVFDDDPRASGSDLREALSIPRSVESLGWSFDTDVYGDVSSKNRFFLFDDGSYREVTP, encoded by the coding sequence TTGACGTCGGCGATATTTTTCTGGCTCGTCCACTGCTACCTCCATCCGGTGGTCCGGATAGGTGTGGCCTATAACGTGGCGCCTTACGCCATGATACCGGAGGCCAAGATGCTGGCCTCCGTAAAGGCCTACGCTGATTGGCATAACTCGATGAAGGGGCGTTTCCGTTACGAGATCATCTCCAGGGAGTACAGAGATGATCCGAAGGAGGCCATGGAATATCTGAAGTCTCATGGCGCCCGGGTCATAGTGGGTTTCCCCTTCTCTCAGGAGGCCATCGCCGCCGCGGAGGTGGCAAACGGAGGCTTGAAGGTCCCGGTGTTGTCGACCATAGCCTCCACCCCGATCCTGTCCGGAAAGGACGACTGGTTCTTCCGTACGAGGGAGGACTTCTCCTACGAGACGGAGCAGATGGCCCGACTTATCGAGAGGTTGGGGATTAAGAGGCTGGCGGTCTTCTGGTCCGGCGACAATCCTGCCTATGCGGAGGCGTCGTCCAAGGCGATAATCTCCAGGATCTCTGCGTCCATAGTCGGCGTCTTTCGTTTTCCCGATGGTTGTCATAGCCTGGATTTCGTCGAATTCACCTCTCCCGACGGGGTGTTGGTCTATGCGGAACCTGCCGTCTCCTATTGGGTGATGGATTTCGTTCGAGCAAGGTGGCCCGACGCGGCTCTTTTCCTGTCCCGCTGGAGTCTTTTCGAGAGTTCCGGACATATAGAGGATATGGATGGGATAAAATTTTATTTCTCCGAGGTCTACGATCCTACCGATTTCGGAGAGGGCGGTTTCCACTCCTACTGGAGAAGCCTGACCTCGATGAAGCTAGGAGCCTCTGTCAGGTACACCTACGGAGCCATGACTCTCCTTTCCACCGTATTCGACGACGACCCCAGGGCTTCCGGTTCGGACCTTAGGGAGGCTCTGTCGATCCCCAGGTCCGTCGAGTCTCTAGGATGGTCCTTCGATACCGACGTTTACGGGGACGTGTCGTCGAAGAATCGGTTTTTCCTGTTCGACGATGGATCCTACAGGGAGGTGACGCCTTGA
- a CDS encoding Mur ligase family protein, with the protein MNIRILVTGSRGKSSVVRLIHRALVSGGIEAYGRITGVIPRTLTPQGELPIYRSSGAHVGEMKWWINAMPSDAEAVVMENSAVSPDLQHLASLWLEPTLTVLTNVRPDHQDAWGNDEDSASVALCKGIPGGGRVLLGAEADRPLVRALLKNKGCMITVVPEFPEPRSYRASNEALALEACRISGVVGPEVTEGIKSLSPDLADFVVLDAGEGKLAFAFSANDVVSTESLFSSLGWKREDVTVLFNHRRDRGNRFRVFAPWIEKESWKDRIVIGDRPFFRTGGARYVGLDRPEDLIALVSRAGLVFGCGNVVHGLPLDAKIILERMS; encoded by the coding sequence GTGAACATAAGGATATTGGTTACCGGAAGCCGGGGCAAAAGCTCGGTTGTTCGCCTTATCCACAGGGCCTTGGTGTCCGGTGGGATAGAGGCCTACGGCAGGATAACTGGAGTGATACCTAGGACGCTCACTCCTCAAGGGGAGCTGCCCATATATAGATCTTCCGGAGCTCACGTCGGAGAGATGAAATGGTGGATAAACGCTATGCCGTCGGACGCCGAGGCGGTGGTTATGGAGAACAGCGCCGTATCTCCCGACCTTCAGCACCTCGCCTCCCTATGGCTCGAACCGACCTTGACCGTCTTGACAAACGTCAGACCGGATCACCAGGACGCCTGGGGAAACGACGAGGATTCCGCCTCGGTCGCCCTGTGTAAGGGGATCCCTGGTGGCGGCAGGGTCCTCCTCGGGGCGGAGGCGGATAGGCCTCTCGTTCGGGCCTTGTTGAAGAATAAAGGCTGTATGATCACCGTGGTTCCGGAGTTTCCGGAGCCGCGTTCTTATCGAGCCTCCAACGAAGCCTTGGCTCTGGAGGCCTGTCGTATTTCGGGGGTCGTGGGCCCGGAGGTGACGGAGGGGATAAAATCGCTCTCTCCCGATCTGGCCGACTTCGTCGTGCTCGACGCCGGAGAGGGAAAGCTGGCCTTCGCCTTTTCCGCCAACGACGTGGTGTCGACCGAGTCGCTTTTCTCCTCTCTGGGATGGAAGAGGGAGGACGTCACGGTACTATTCAACCATCGAAGGGACAGGGGCAACCGTTTTAGGGTCTTCGCTCCATGGATCGAGAAAGAGAGCTGGAAGGACCGAATAGTGATAGGTGACAGGCCTTTTTTTCGAACCGGAGGAGCCCGTTATGTCGGTCTCGACAGGCCGGAGGACCTTATAGCCCTGGTGTCACGGGCTGGGTTGGTCTTCGGATGCGGCAACGTCGTCCACGGCCTGCCGTTGGACGCCAAAATTATTCTGGAGAGGATGTCTTGA